From Micromonas commoda chromosome 15, complete sequence, one genomic window encodes:
- a CDS encoding predicted protein produces the protein FREEMSKPDEEIDLARAAGYVAMHRRPDESRVADAVEELDVLAAELEATLPPPEQRFPLRTLKAISRYMFHTLGFKGNQEEFYDPRNSCLDEVLARRTGIPITLALVYMELARRVGVPMVGVNLPAHFMIRPVVEDMEVLVDCFNDGELKFVEDVEDMLKKFYTMGEADKLTIDRSFFADNSMKPRAFLTRMLTNLKQIYFNNDEFAAALQIVAYQAHCAPDEKVALFNRRDGGICLFLMQRHAEAAEELSGFLAECDAKGMWDGDGNPSARAQILQMIEHAKAQVARESVKRSVEDALGESGDGEDDACGDDPKARDDP, from the coding sequence TTCCGCGAGGAGATGTCCAAGccggacgaggagatcgacttggcgcgagccgcgggctACGTCGCCATGCACAGGCGACCGGACGAATCTCGCGTGgctgacgccgtcgaggagctggacGTCCTGGCGGCGGAGTTGGAGGcgacgctgccgccgcccgaacAGAGGTTCCCGCTGCGCACGCTCAAGGCGATCAGCCGGTACATGTTCCACACGTTGGGGTTCAAGGGGAATCAAGAGGAGTTTTACGATCCGCGGAACTCGTGCCTggacgaggtgctcgcgcggcgaacggggaTACCCATAACGTTAGCGCTGGTGTACATGGAGCTGGCGAGGCGGGTCGGGGTGCCGATGGTCGGGGTCAACCTGCCGGCGCACTTCATGATCCGGCCGGTGGTCGAAGACATGGAGGTGCTCGTGGACTGCTtcaacgacggcgagctgAAGTttgtcgaggacgtcgaggacatGCTCAAGAAATTTTACACCATGGGCGAGGCGGACAAGCTCACCATCGATCGAAGCTTCTTCGCGGATAACTCGATGAAGCCGAGGGCGTTCCTGACCAGGATGCTGACGAACCTCAAGCAGATTTACTTCAACAACGAcgagttcgccgccgcgctgcagaTCGTGGCGTATCAGGCGCACTGCGCGCCCGACGAGAAGGTGGCGCTCTTCAACAGGCGGGACGGCGGCATCTGCCTCTTCCTCATGCAGCgccacgccgaggcggccgaggagcTGAGCGGGTTCTTGGCCGAGTGCGACGCCAAGGGCATgtgggacggcgacggtaacccgagcgcgagggctcAGATCTTACAGATGATCGAGCACGCCAAGGCGCAGGTCGCCAGGGAGAGCGTCAAGCGAAGCGTGgaggacgccctcggcgaatCGGGGgatggcgaggacgacgcgtgcggggACGACCCAAAGGCGCGGGACGATCCGTAG